In Porites lutea chromosome 1, jaPorLute2.1, whole genome shotgun sequence, a single genomic region encodes these proteins:
- the LOC140952752 gene encoding alkaline phosphatase-like produces the protein MAVAGHLLWICSIFTLLCASKGVNGDIFRNQDNNAWYTAGVKLVEDNLKLKANNNTAKSAILFLGDGMGITTITATRFLDGQQKGQTGEENVLSWEVFPWSALAKTYSVNEQGTDSASTATAFLTGIKTDSGVIGVSSSVTRFQCSSVTEQSKAASILTLAEKAGMSTGIVTTARITHATPACAYAHSANRNWESDGDINKTVTDDGSKCKDIALQLLEFPYGNGMEVVFGGGRRELMHKNQTDPEYSDKKGERLDGRDLISEWVNKFQNSKYVWNKTEFDRIDVDKVDHVIGLFEPSHMKYEVERASDKAGEPSIAEMTEKAIKILQKNPKGFFLLVEGGRIDHGHHDGKAVKALNDAVAMNKAVARTLEIVNKDETLIIVTADHSHVFTIGGYPKRGNPVFGIIKEVDNKLAVDTENRTYTTLGYADGPGGLSGSRQDLRNVNTSDKDFLQQATVLTEYESHGSEDVGVFADGPGAYLFHGVVEQQYVFHVMDYALCLSESKQKSCEKHVNRGGKPTSKSGALSLSVHSLYSLLLIAISYAVFVALEA, from the exons GTGTCAATGGTGACATCTTTCGTAATCAAGACAACAATGCATGGTACACAGCTGGCGTGAAGCTTGTCGAGGACAACCTTAAATTAAAAGCAAACAACAACACCGCCAAGAGCGCTATTTTGTTCCTTGGTGATGGAATGGGTATCACTACCATCACCGCGACACGATTCCTGGACGGACAACAGAAGGGACAAACGGGAGAGGAGAATGTTCTCAGCTGGGAAGTGTTTCCGTGGTCAGCTCTCGCTAAAACGTACTCAGTTAATGAACAAGGAACAGATTCCGCGAGCACCGCGACGGCATTCCTGACCGGAATAAAAACCGATAGCG GCGTCATCGGTGTAAGTTCAAGTGTTACACGATTTCAGTGCTCTTCGGTGACTGAACAGAGCAAAGCCGCCTCCATTCTCACGCTTGCTGAGAAGGCTGGAATGTCAACGGGAATCGTGACCACCGCGCGAATTACACACGCGACTCCCGCGTGTGCGTATGCTCACTCAGCAAACCGCAACTGGGAAAGTGACGGTGATATAAACAAGACTGTAACGGATGATGGGTCCAAGTGCAAGGACATAG cCTTGCAACTTCTGGAGTTTCCCTACGGAAATGGCATGGAGGTTGTATTTGGTGGAGGCCGCAGGGAACTCATGCATAAGAATCAGACAGATCCTGAATACTCGGATAAAAAAGGAGAGAGACTGGACGGCAGAGACCTCATTTCAGAGTGGGTCAATAAATTCCAGAACTCCAAATACGTCTGGAACAAAACCGAGTTTGATAGAATTGATGTGGACAAAGTTGATCATGTGATTG GCCTATTTGAACCCTCTCACATGAAATACGAAGTTGAGCGAGCTTCTGACAAGGCCGGTGAACCGTCCATTGCAGAAATGACTGAGAAAGCCATTAAAATACTGCAGAAGAACCCCAAGGGTTTCTTCCTGTTAGTTGAAG GGGGCCGCATTGATCACGGACATCACGATGGCAAGGCTGTTAAAGCTCTTAATGACGCGGTTGCTATGAATAAAGCGGTTGCTAGGACCTTGGAAATAGTAAACAAAG ACGAAACACTGATAATAGTAACAGCCGACCACTCTCACGTCTTTACCATCGGAGGATATCCCAAACGTGGGAACCCTGTGTTTGGTATAATAAAAGAGGTAGACAATAAGTTAGCTGTGGATACAGAGAACAGAACATACACCACCCTTGGGTACGCAGACGGACCAGGTGGACTGAGCGGATCTCGTCAAGACCTGCGCAACGTTAACACCTCTGACAAGGACTTTCTTCAGCAGGCTACAGTTCTTACCGAATACGAGAGTCATGGATCAGAAGATGTTG GGGTATTCGCGGACGGTCCTGGGGCTTACCTATTCCATGGTGTAGTGGAACAGCAGTACGTATTTCACGTGATGGATTACGCCTTGTGTCTCAGTGAGAGCAAGCAGAAATCATGTGAAAAGCACGTGAACAGAGGAGGGAAGCCTACGAGCAAAAGTGGAGCGTTGTCTTTGTCTGTCCACTCGCTCTATTCTTTACTCCTGATTGCGATCTCTTATGCTGTTTTTGTAGCGCTCGAAGCATAA
- the LOC140930769 gene encoding uncharacterized protein: MKCNHDKFAKYREIAVGDHALARDHLSGQKWQAGTVIQQTSSASFQVQLKDGRNWRRHVEDVLQNIPSSAVTQSSSVEVTSDQSTEGVISPRTESSTPPPEESESVESPSTPTPPTPAPRWSKRAIKPPQRLIEEMN; the protein is encoded by the coding sequence ATGAAGTGCAATCATGACAAGTTTGCAAAATACAGGGAGATAGCTGTAGGCGACCATGCTCTCGCACGTGACCACCTATCGGGACAGAAGTGGCAAGCTGGTACTGTCATACAGCAAACATCATCTGCTTCCTTTCAAGTCCAGTTGAAAGATGGAAGGAATTGGAGGAGACATGTTGAAGATGTACTTCAAAACATCCCTAGTTCTGCTGTGACTCAATCCAGCTCTGTCGAAGTTACATCTGATCAATCTACTGAGGGCGTTATTTCTCCCAGGACCGAAAGCAGTACACCCCCACCTGAAGAATCAGAGTCAGTGGAGTCGCCAAGCACACCTACTCCTCCCACCCCTGCTCCCCGTTGGTCCAAACGTGCCATTAAACCACCCCAGAGACTGATCGAAGAAATGAACTAA